A single window of Gemmatimonadaceae bacterium DNA harbors:
- a CDS encoding nucleotidyltransferase domain-containing protein, with protein MNTSDAVAEALFGGTKRRVLGLLFGQPDKSFYLRQVVRETGAGLGAVQRELARLVNAGLVLRVPQGQQVYFSANPGAPVFNDLRNLLVKTAGIADVIRRALRGLHRKELVDLAFIYGSVASGSQRPGSDIDLVVVGRATLAELLPRLRRLQRHLGREINPTIYTPEELKSKYSHREHFVRRVMERPKIMLLGTENDLAKLAGEPMARRA; from the coding sequence ATGAACACATCTGATGCCGTTGCGGAGGCCCTTTTCGGTGGGACAAAACGCCGGGTGCTTGGTCTCCTGTTCGGCCAGCCGGATAAGTCGTTTTACTTGCGCCAAGTCGTCCGCGAAACGGGGGCAGGATTGGGAGCTGTTCAGCGCGAGCTTGCCCGGCTTGTAAATGCCGGGCTTGTACTTCGGGTCCCGCAGGGCCAGCAAGTCTATTTCTCTGCGAACCCTGGCGCGCCTGTATTTAATGACTTGCGCAACTTATTGGTGAAGACTGCCGGGATTGCCGACGTCATACGTAGAGCGCTTAGAGGGCTTCACAGAAAGGAGCTGGTAGATCTGGCATTTATCTACGGATCTGTGGCTTCTGGCAGTCAAAGGCCTGGAAGCGATATCGATCTCGTAGTAGTTGGTCGAGCCACATTGGCCGAGCTGTTGCCCCGATTGCGACGCCTCCAACGCCACCTCGGCCGCGAAATAAATCCCACGATCTATACGCCGGAAGAGCTGAAATCGAAGTATTCGCACCGCGAACATTTTGTTCGCCGTGTTATGGAACGACCCAAGATCATGCTATTGGGGACAGAGAATGACCTTGCAAAGCTGGCTGGCGAACCGATGGCTCGTCGAGCATGA
- a CDS encoding protein-arginine deiminase family protein, with product MPAYLTHAAVVIKMAEWLEMLRAQIEVRRTRFAAIGQPMTSLDERLYYLAGQTLHFLREDPAAAADVALPVTEIKNGIGTRLSKYALVGSLGPDLPAAGYVLAMNQDWAWHTLHNGEPRRAKKNARTTTFILKLLEVAEKDEKDGRLTAAQRRRVVSYALGHLSHVAADVLLHPAVHHLTWDKKRGALDPLEHKLFEVAIDARLAQGFYNRDDLYDDIQSWTDYYLDKGDFKEDLKLLTRELNGAFKATFGEDRPNAPVCGLADSTKCGAPKFDSDFLMDAYSNTTNWAIDAGYDHGPAGMDVIWTLTILTGAILSVNSLAGSTEKFSTLFNIPEDQITELTNEQAPEWQQEGTASIDVWRDIIDTSLGWADKVALPYEWLLGGSFPLRLITFNQAPDGFFGQDEGVEDSNPAIRTVNDVVWGLKTFGFIILDELAPKFTEQDWWSWLWFVVDNAHDLIEHFALQYESRKENYSEDRLGNATWAPKKILGTSYFVANALTMLWKSTRTNTDGTRAKGVEAEDFIFPLIFANVIAGVFVWSGMWRDHLLFKTTKSRWPSSDVKPVEQLLPVHTVGGRKQFDAVSAQKFSVRLFADDKLTAEGTEAYYPDGGGGPSDVDGQRERDLAARKALLAELPSHEYTLPELLDHAARFAGLLGMAAIAYNETAAPVRPHMTEIFKDWNLDFSTVDQWKELLEPGIADDMGVLYAANLYAVDLEQQAAAPNLSAIGRLRAALGLTDVAGGLIADFTHEGFLIDAVDAETSRALRLTRPGAVVLPNLDVDTPPASPLPSPLPVRTGDLDALKNDTINPLGNDLAELTEFRIRKPSSAGSPHTVVLRLHALDASRVRVFMKDAGTSDTWPVVLGFTTAGNKTEFEIPAAAPNETDYVIELKGFAGDPGLPAPTGSGPLSPAPFGTAGASVGAPVVPERREAEVWIEVIHKDGATEVPGIRDLGLFGVAPLLLLDNMKKAERLYAVFVPDQFDGAGNLLLPGNFPFVSDLARALRSDAGIAPKVTFRTTPAVSGTLDDFVPHQPVKAGDPDEASAFYIVDGMTYGHLARKRVASDPDLFLYDPWVQDEFEICYVHAPRSWMHVVLHNPRKRELADFVEKELPAVDVGLFNGVSSDSDSISYGGNFEVSPPVPVATLAQPRGAAGAEVLAQPVSPLGKVLLGEGTPFLFDIAERFGAELQARTISADLKSEMNGHNFFISTSDTVDIRVGDREWLITTPAMGQSLLVKREPGKLKVHLARLATKEFKHFLEAQRAQPIVTVDTSWLAVGHVDEVFIFVPAPSGGGKSFRLLMASSKLALDIFQEAQFLNAADPVAHPLTKTFRGRNWLRPRPGRATTTAAETVAQTLTTHGTFNRELQIRRLTPMEDRLKATLGLDAADVIRVPVLYDVIPTAFLDQMGARVLDATTANGVRDLTTAAYSPGVVNLQLVDNLALVPKPHGPRMKPDDVVKVMDKVGLPGLAVGDLPAPGSEQWVRVGTTASALAATFGSSAAAIKGDPRNAGKFTGGGAVKLNWDRIFIPENTVDLLEAHVHVQLTKLGLKVHFIEDWDDYHIMEGEVHCGTNVRRTPIEADVTYRGPKWWDCESVKN from the coding sequence GTGCCAGCCTATCTCACGCATGCGGCGGTCGTCATCAAGATGGCCGAATGGCTCGAGATGCTGCGGGCGCAGATCGAGGTGCGGCGCACCAGGTTCGCCGCGATTGGTCAGCCGATGACTTCGCTCGACGAGCGCCTCTACTATCTAGCGGGGCAGACGCTGCATTTCCTGCGGGAGGATCCGGCGGCGGCGGCGGACGTTGCGCTCCCGGTGACGGAGATCAAGAACGGCATCGGAACGCGTCTCTCGAAATACGCTCTCGTCGGATCGCTCGGGCCAGATCTTCCCGCCGCCGGCTACGTGTTGGCGATGAATCAGGATTGGGCGTGGCACACGCTGCACAACGGCGAGCCGCGCCGAGCGAAAAAAAATGCCCGCACAACGACGTTCATTCTCAAGCTGCTCGAAGTAGCGGAGAAAGACGAGAAAGATGGACGGCTGACGGCGGCGCAGCGGCGGCGCGTCGTGTCCTACGCTCTTGGCCATCTGTCACACGTGGCGGCCGACGTTCTTCTGCATCCGGCCGTGCATCACCTCACGTGGGACAAGAAGCGCGGCGCGCTCGATCCGCTCGAGCACAAACTGTTCGAGGTCGCAATCGACGCGCGGTTGGCGCAGGGGTTCTACAATCGCGACGATCTCTACGACGACATTCAGAGCTGGACGGATTACTACCTCGACAAAGGTGATTTCAAGGAAGACCTGAAGCTTCTGACGAGGGAGCTGAACGGGGCTTTCAAGGCAACGTTTGGCGAAGACCGACCAAACGCGCCGGTCTGTGGACTGGCCGATTCGACGAAGTGCGGTGCGCCGAAGTTCGACAGCGACTTCTTGATGGATGCCTACAGCAACACGACGAACTGGGCGATCGACGCCGGTTACGATCACGGTCCGGCTGGCATGGACGTCATCTGGACGCTGACGATCCTGACGGGCGCGATTTTGTCGGTCAACTCGCTTGCTGGAAGCACCGAGAAGTTCAGCACTCTATTCAACATCCCTGAAGATCAGATCACGGAGCTGACAAACGAGCAGGCGCCGGAGTGGCAGCAGGAGGGCACGGCGAGTATCGACGTCTGGCGCGACATCATCGACACGTCACTCGGCTGGGCCGACAAGGTGGCTCTGCCGTATGAGTGGCTCCTCGGCGGCAGCTTTCCGCTGCGATTGATCACGTTCAATCAGGCGCCAGACGGATTCTTCGGACAGGACGAAGGCGTTGAGGACAGCAACCCGGCGATTCGCACGGTGAACGACGTCGTCTGGGGATTGAAGACGTTCGGCTTCATCATCCTCGACGAGCTGGCGCCGAAGTTCACGGAACAAGACTGGTGGAGCTGGCTCTGGTTCGTCGTCGACAACGCTCACGACTTGATCGAGCATTTCGCGCTCCAGTACGAGTCGCGCAAGGAGAACTACAGCGAAGACCGTCTCGGCAATGCGACGTGGGCGCCGAAGAAGATCCTCGGCACGTCATATTTCGTGGCGAACGCGTTGACGATGTTGTGGAAGTCGACGCGTACGAACACCGACGGGACCCGGGCGAAAGGTGTCGAGGCCGAGGACTTCATCTTCCCGCTCATCTTCGCGAACGTGATCGCAGGGGTCTTCGTGTGGAGCGGGATGTGGCGCGACCATCTGCTCTTCAAGACGACGAAGTCGCGATGGCCGTCGTCGGATGTGAAGCCGGTCGAGCAGCTCCTGCCGGTGCACACCGTGGGTGGGCGCAAACAATTCGACGCGGTGAGCGCACAGAAGTTCAGCGTGCGCCTCTTTGCGGATGACAAGCTTACGGCGGAAGGAACGGAGGCGTACTACCCGGACGGCGGCGGCGGCCCGAGCGACGTCGACGGACAAAGGGAACGCGATCTCGCCGCGCGTAAGGCACTGCTTGCGGAGCTCCCGAGTCACGAGTACACGCTGCCTGAGCTGCTGGATCACGCGGCGCGTTTTGCCGGTCTGCTCGGCATGGCCGCGATCGCCTACAACGAGACGGCGGCGCCGGTGCGGCCGCACATGACGGAGATCTTCAAGGACTGGAATCTCGATTTCTCCACCGTCGACCAGTGGAAGGAATTGCTCGAGCCGGGGATTGCCGATGACATGGGCGTGTTGTACGCGGCGAACCTCTATGCGGTCGACCTCGAGCAACAGGCCGCTGCGCCAAATCTGTCCGCAATTGGCCGCTTGCGTGCCGCGCTCGGACTGACGGACGTAGCTGGCGGTCTCATCGCCGACTTCACCCATGAGGGATTTCTCATCGATGCGGTCGACGCGGAGACATCGCGCGCCTTGCGACTCACGCGGCCTGGAGCGGTCGTACTGCCGAACCTCGACGTCGACACGCCCCCGGCGTCGCCGCTTCCGTCGCCGCTGCCTGTGCGCACGGGCGATCTCGATGCGCTGAAAAACGACACGATCAATCCGCTTGGAAACGATCTCGCCGAGCTCACGGAGTTTCGGATTCGAAAACCCTCGAGCGCAGGATCGCCACACACGGTGGTGCTGCGGTTGCACGCATTGGACGCGAGCCGCGTACGCGTGTTCATGAAGGACGCAGGAACGTCAGACACCTGGCCGGTCGTCCTGGGCTTCACGACTGCGGGAAACAAGACCGAGTTCGAGATTCCCGCCGCAGCCCCCAACGAGACCGACTACGTAATCGAGCTCAAAGGATTCGCCGGCGATCCGGGATTGCCCGCGCCGACGGGCTCAGGGCCGCTCTCTCCGGCGCCATTCGGCACTGCCGGGGCGAGCGTCGGGGCACCGGTCGTTCCCGAGCGTCGCGAAGCCGAAGTGTGGATCGAAGTCATTCACAAAGACGGCGCCACTGAAGTGCCGGGCATCCGCGACCTCGGCCTGTTCGGCGTTGCGCCGCTGCTGCTGCTGGACAACATGAAAAAGGCCGAGCGCCTGTACGCCGTATTCGTGCCGGATCAGTTCGACGGCGCCGGGAATTTGCTGCTCCCGGGCAATTTTCCATTCGTGTCCGATCTCGCCCGGGCGCTGCGGTCCGATGCGGGCATCGCGCCGAAGGTGACGTTCCGGACAACGCCGGCGGTGAGTGGAACGCTGGACGATTTCGTGCCGCATCAGCCGGTGAAGGCGGGCGATCCCGACGAGGCCAGCGCGTTCTACATCGTCGACGGGATGACGTACGGCCACCTCGCGCGGAAGCGCGTGGCGTCGGACCCCGATCTCTTCCTTTACGATCCCTGGGTGCAGGACGAATTCGAGATCTGTTATGTGCACGCGCCGCGGTCGTGGATGCACGTCGTTCTCCACAACCCGCGGAAGCGCGAGCTGGCCGACTTCGTAGAGAAGGAGCTGCCGGCGGTCGACGTCGGACTCTTCAACGGCGTGAGCTCTGACAGCGACAGCATCAGCTACGGCGGCAATTTCGAAGTGTCGCCGCCGGTGCCTGTCGCAACGTTGGCCCAGCCGCGGGGCGCCGCCGGTGCCGAGGTGCTCGCGCAGCCCGTGTCGCCGCTCGGGAAGGTTCTGCTCGGCGAAGGCACGCCGTTCCTCTTCGACATCGCGGAACGATTCGGCGCGGAGCTGCAGGCGCGTACGATCAGCGCGGACCTCAAGTCGGAGATGAACGGACACAACTTCTTCATCTCGACGAGCGACACGGTCGACATTCGCGTCGGCGATCGCGAGTGGCTCATCACGACGCCGGCGATGGGGCAGTCGCTGCTCGTCAAGCGCGAGCCGGGCAAGCTTAAGGTCCATCTCGCGCGCCTGGCGACGAAAGAGTTCAAACACTTCCTCGAGGCGCAGCGCGCGCAGCCGATCGTCACCGTCGACACGTCGTGGCTCGCTGTCGGTCACGTGGATGAAGTCTTCATTTTCGTGCCGGCGCCGTCTGGCGGTGGAAAGAGCTTCCGTCTCTTGATGGCATCGTCGAAGCTCGCGCTGGACATCTTCCAGGAAGCGCAGTTCCTCAATGCTGCAGACCCGGTAGCGCATCCGCTGACGAAGACATTCCGCGGACGCAATTGGCTTCGGCCGAGACCGGGTCGAGCGACGACGACGGCGGCGGAGACGGTCGCACAGACGCTCACGACGCACGGCACGTTCAACCGAGAGTTGCAGATCCGGCGGCTCACGCCAATGGAGGATCGGCTCAAGGCGACGCTCGGCCTCGACGCGGCAGACGTCATTCGCGTGCCGGTTCTCTATGACGTGATTCCGACCGCCTTCCTCGATCAGATGGGCGCGCGCGTGCTCGACGCGACGACGGCGAACGGCGTGCGCGATCTCACAACGGCCGCGTATTCACCTGGCGTGGTGAACCTTCAGCTGGTCGACAACCTCGCGTTGGTTCCGAAGCCGCACGGGCCGCGTATGAAGCCCGACGACGTCGTGAAGGTGATGGACAAAGTTGGATTGCCGGGATTGGCGGTCGGCGATCTTCCCGCGCCGGGAAGCGAACAGTGGGTGCGTGTGGGAACGACCGCCAGCGCACTCGCGGCGACCTTCGGCAGCTCGGCCGCCGCCATCAAGGGCGACCCACGCAATGCCGGAAAGTTCACGGGGGGCGGCGCGGTGAAGCTCAACTGGGATCGCATCTTCATTCCCGAAAATACCGTCGACCTCCTCGAGGCCCACGTGCACGTACAACTGACGAAGCTCGGTCTCAAGGTCCACTTCATCGAGGATTGGGACGATTACCACATCATGGAGGGCGAGGTGCACTGCGGAACGAACGTGCGCCGCACGCCCATCGAAGCGGACGTCACCTATCGCGGTCCAAAGTGGTGGGACTGCGAGAGCGTGAAGAACTGA
- a CDS encoding response regulator transcription factor: MDTQARKQSGEKMTYDASGRPPHVFVMSDVRIVRFGLCELLRAARMDWNVTMGASAGDAVASHTSTLGNGNTGSASTRFDVVVLDMSMKDALDCARELSANRECCVVAFAAVDSDDALLAYVEAGIVGFVSREGSVADLIATVESALSGEAWLSPRLTGTLMRRLAELRSTHEPAAPSLGLTQREREILRLIDEGLSNKQIAARLVIELATVKIHVHHILEKTHAHRRGEAAAFLRRSRRSI; the protein is encoded by the coding sequence ATGGATACGCAAGCGCGAAAGCAGTCGGGCGAGAAGATGACGTACGACGCCTCTGGACGCCCACCACACGTGTTCGTCATGAGCGACGTTCGCATCGTGCGCTTCGGACTTTGTGAGCTGTTGCGCGCCGCTAGAATGGACTGGAACGTCACGATGGGCGCATCAGCTGGCGACGCGGTCGCCTCGCACACCTCGACGTTAGGCAACGGAAACACGGGATCGGCGTCGACACGCTTCGACGTGGTGGTCCTCGACATGTCGATGAAGGACGCGCTCGACTGCGCGCGCGAGCTCAGCGCCAATCGCGAGTGTTGCGTCGTGGCGTTCGCGGCCGTGGATTCCGACGACGCACTGCTCGCGTACGTCGAGGCGGGCATCGTCGGATTCGTGTCCCGCGAAGGATCGGTGGCTGACCTGATCGCGACGGTCGAATCGGCGCTCTCGGGCGAAGCATGGCTCTCGCCGCGGCTGACCGGCACTCTGATGCGCCGGCTCGCAGAGCTTCGATCGACGCATGAGCCGGCGGCGCCGAGTCTGGGGTTGACGCAGCGCGAACGCGAGATCCTTCGGCTCATCGACGAAGGCCTCTCGAACAAGCAGATCGCGGCGCGTCTCGTGATCGAGCTGGCGACCGTGAAGATTCACGTGCACCACATACTTGAGAAGACACATGCGCACCGGCGCGGTGAGGCCGCCGCGTTTCTGCGTCGCAGCCGTCGCTCGATCTGA
- a CDS encoding phage tail sheath subtilisin-like domain-containing protein, whose amino-acid sequence MSELITETILPGTYIEVRTEGLLSIGAISVGNVGLVGTAEKGDDTIVRLATYEEARASFGEAPEWNPADHDDNLSLVRAAKLLFDNGAQTVYALRAYDAATAVTATFTLGADAGAAQGLGLRARTPGTWGNRIQIRVEPVDEKLRVEDEVVSRINGGFALSAQKLLTAGAAAPAETPSLGSVTVWENGLPRRYQLRTDPASAHVVRVDAASRVLTFAAAPGATAEVVASYPVPAESVRKVTLRYGNSQEVYVVPSLTYLAQLISDEENPSRLVEVAQLPTGDGLPVLSDAGQFVAFTTGANGTVAPARYTEALDRLVEQDVQILVVGGLPFARAKSAVLAHLEKSENAGRERIAFVGADKSNVDKVLENANDVADKRLVLVGPGLKQIDPETERAIALPPAYAAAAVAGRLASVPPHVSLTNKTLLGIDGLDAAYNQGELKALVLNRVLALQTKRGVRVVKGITTHDEAFTQITTRRIVDYVKQGTRLGANQYIGKLNNRRVRENLRTTLDRFLSDLVLREFLTGYNLNVTADRAMEIRGEVLVTMDLMPTFSIDVVRVIMNLS is encoded by the coding sequence ATGTCGGAACTCATCACGGAAACCATTCTCCCCGGGACCTATATCGAGGTCCGCACCGAAGGACTGTTGTCGATCGGCGCCATCTCGGTCGGGAACGTGGGACTGGTCGGTACGGCGGAGAAGGGAGACGACACGATCGTCAGGCTCGCCACCTACGAGGAGGCGAGAGCGAGCTTCGGCGAAGCGCCGGAGTGGAATCCTGCCGACCACGACGACAACCTGTCGCTAGTGCGCGCGGCGAAGCTCCTCTTCGACAACGGCGCACAGACGGTGTATGCGCTTCGTGCCTACGACGCAGCGACGGCCGTTACCGCGACCTTCACGCTCGGTGCGGACGCCGGCGCGGCACAGGGCCTCGGCTTGCGCGCACGCACACCTGGTACGTGGGGCAATCGGATCCAGATCCGCGTCGAGCCCGTGGACGAGAAACTGCGCGTCGAAGACGAAGTCGTGTCGCGAATCAACGGCGGCTTCGCACTCTCGGCGCAGAAGCTGCTCACGGCCGGTGCGGCGGCACCGGCGGAGACGCCGAGTTTGGGCAGCGTCACCGTGTGGGAGAACGGTCTGCCACGCCGCTATCAACTGCGCACGGATCCAGCGTCGGCGCACGTGGTGCGCGTCGATGCCGCGAGTCGTGTGTTGACGTTCGCTGCGGCGCCCGGCGCGACGGCGGAAGTGGTCGCGAGCTATCCGGTGCCCGCAGAGTCGGTACGAAAGGTGACGCTGCGCTACGGCAACTCGCAGGAAGTGTATGTGGTGCCGAGCCTGACGTATCTCGCGCAGTTGATCTCTGACGAGGAGAATCCGTCGCGGCTCGTCGAGGTCGCGCAGCTGCCGACGGGTGATGGACTTCCCGTGCTTTCCGATGCCGGGCAGTTCGTCGCGTTCACGACGGGGGCCAACGGCACCGTCGCGCCAGCGAGATACACCGAAGCACTCGACCGGCTCGTCGAGCAGGATGTGCAGATTCTGGTCGTGGGCGGACTGCCGTTCGCGCGCGCCAAGTCCGCGGTGCTGGCGCACCTTGAGAAATCGGAGAATGCGGGCCGGGAGCGCATCGCCTTCGTCGGCGCCGATAAGTCGAACGTCGACAAGGTATTGGAGAATGCGAATGACGTCGCCGACAAGCGTCTGGTGCTCGTCGGGCCGGGCCTCAAGCAGATAGATCCCGAGACGGAGCGTGCGATCGCGCTGCCCCCGGCGTACGCGGCCGCCGCGGTCGCGGGCCGGTTGGCCTCGGTCCCGCCGCATGTGAGCCTCACGAACAAGACGCTACTTGGCATCGACGGGCTGGACGCGGCCTACAATCAAGGCGAACTCAAAGCGCTCGTGCTCAATCGCGTGTTGGCGCTCCAGACAAAGCGCGGGGTGCGGGTCGTGAAGGGTATCACGACGCACGACGAGGCGTTCACGCAGATCACGACCCGGCGCATCGTCGACTACGTGAAGCAAGGCACGCGACTCGGCGCGAACCAATACATCGGGAAGCTCAACAACCGACGCGTCCGCGAGAACCTGCGGACGACGCTCGACCGCTTCCTGTCGGATCTCGTGCTTCGCGAATTCCTCACGGGATACAACCTCAACGTGACGGCCGACCGCGCGATGGAGATTCGCGGTGAGGTGCTCGTCACGATGGATCTCATGCCGACGTTCAGCATCGACGTCGTGCGCGTCATCATGAACCTCAGCTGA